One Numida meleagris isolate 19003 breed g44 Domestic line chromosome 6, NumMel1.0, whole genome shotgun sequence genomic region harbors:
- the SOCS4 gene encoding suppressor of cytokine signaling 4 isoform X2, with amino-acid sequence MNTFRKHRKGASLGRKPRKKKTALSGSLGSKAIEMAENKDNNIKNADVRPKSSRSRSADRKDGYVWSGKKLSWSKKTEHCSDAETANAAGRSGPNLRSQERKHSCSSIELDLDRSCGHRFLGRSLKQKLQDAVGQCFPIKNCTSRHASGLQSKRKIHISELMLDKCPFPPRSELAFRWHLIKRHTAPINQKAEDWTIADLSQNEEKEEDLRDNEIESDPPSAPSPASDLSDGVSSRRDSRSELAAGKVVRSSKDDSDMDSDDEVITLCTSSRKRNKPKWETDDELLRMETPPKYHTQIDYVHCLVPDLLQINNNPCYWGVMDKYAAEALLEGKPEGTFLLRDSAQEDYLFSVSFRRYSRSLHARIEQWNHNFSFDAHDPCVFHSPDITGLLEHYKDPSSCMFFEPLLSTPLNRTFPFSLQHICRTVICNCTTYDGIDALPIPPSVKLYLKEYHYKSKVRVLRIDVPEQQS; translated from the coding sequence ATACTTTCAGAAAGCACCGCAAAGGAGCTTCCTTGGGGAGGAAACCCCGCAAGAAAAAAACGGCACTTTCTGGAAGCTTGGGGAGCAAAGCAATCgaaatggcagaaaataaggacaataatattaaaaatgcagatgtgaGACCTAAGAGCAGCCGGAGCAGGAGCGCGGACAGAAAGGATGGTTACGTCTGGAGCGGAAAGAAACTCTCCTGGTCTAAAAAGACTGAGCACTGTTCTGATGCCGAGACAGCAAACGCTGCGGGAAGGTCAGGGCCTAATTTAAGGAGCCAAGAGAGAAAGCATAGCTGCTCCTCTATCGAGCTGGATCTAGATCGTTCGTGTGGACACAGGTTTTTAGGCCGCTCTCTCAAACAAAAGTTGCAAgatgctgtggggcagtgcttTCCCATAAAAAATTGCACCAGTCGGCACGCCTCAGGACTTCAgtccaaaagaaaaattcatatCAGCGAATTAATGCTAGATAAGTGTCCTTTTCCTCCACGCTCGGAGCTTGCTTTTCGCTGGCACTTGATTAAAAGGCACACAGCCCCTATAAACCAAAAAGCAGAAGACTGGACGATTGCTGACTTATCCcagaatgaggaaaaggaggaggaccTGCGAGACAACGAGATAGAGTCCGATCCCCCGTCGGCTCCCTCCCCGGCCTCTGACCTTAGCGATGGCGTTTCCTCCAGGCGGGACTCGAGGTCTGAGCTGGCGGCAGGGAAGGTGGTAAGGAGCAGTAAAGATGACAGCGACATGGACTCCGACGATGAAGTTATAACGCTGTGCACGAGctctagaaaaagaaacaagcccAAATGGGAAACCGACGATGAGCTGCTGCGGATGGAAACGCCTCCCAAATACCATACGCAGATCGATTACGTGCACTGCCTGGTCCCAGACCTCCTTCAGATCAACAACAACCCCTGCTACTGGGGAGTCATGGATAAGTATGCAGCTGAAGCCCTGCTAGAAGGAAAGCCAGAGGGAACGTTTTTGTTACGAGATTCTGCCCAGGAAGACTATTTGTTCTCTGTGAGCTTCAGGCGCTACAGCCGTTCTCTCCACGCGCGGATAGAGCAGTGGAATCATAACTTCAGCTTTGATGCCCACGATCCTTGTGTCTTCCACTCTCCTGACATCACGGGACTCCTAGAGCACTATAAAGATCCAAGCTCCTGTATGTTCTTCGAACCGCTTTTGTCCACTCCGTTGAACAGgacttttcccttttcccttcagcATATATGTAGAACAGTTATTTGCAACTGTACGACTTACGATGGTATCGATGCACTTCCTATTCCTCCGTCAGTGAAGCTGTATCTGAAGGAATATCATTACAAATCGAAAGTTAGAGTACTCAGGATCGATGTGCCGGAGCAGCAAagctag
- the SOCS4 gene encoding suppressor of cytokine signaling 4 isoform X1 has translation MSKAALPNTFRKHRKGASLGRKPRKKKTALSGSLGSKAIEMAENKDNNIKNADVRPKSSRSRSADRKDGYVWSGKKLSWSKKTEHCSDAETANAAGRSGPNLRSQERKHSCSSIELDLDRSCGHRFLGRSLKQKLQDAVGQCFPIKNCTSRHASGLQSKRKIHISELMLDKCPFPPRSELAFRWHLIKRHTAPINQKAEDWTIADLSQNEEKEEDLRDNEIESDPPSAPSPASDLSDGVSSRRDSRSELAAGKVVRSSKDDSDMDSDDEVITLCTSSRKRNKPKWETDDELLRMETPPKYHTQIDYVHCLVPDLLQINNNPCYWGVMDKYAAEALLEGKPEGTFLLRDSAQEDYLFSVSFRRYSRSLHARIEQWNHNFSFDAHDPCVFHSPDITGLLEHYKDPSSCMFFEPLLSTPLNRTFPFSLQHICRTVICNCTTYDGIDALPIPPSVKLYLKEYHYKSKVRVLRIDVPEQQS, from the coding sequence ATACTTTCAGAAAGCACCGCAAAGGAGCTTCCTTGGGGAGGAAACCCCGCAAGAAAAAAACGGCACTTTCTGGAAGCTTGGGGAGCAAAGCAATCgaaatggcagaaaataaggacaataatattaaaaatgcagatgtgaGACCTAAGAGCAGCCGGAGCAGGAGCGCGGACAGAAAGGATGGTTACGTCTGGAGCGGAAAGAAACTCTCCTGGTCTAAAAAGACTGAGCACTGTTCTGATGCCGAGACAGCAAACGCTGCGGGAAGGTCAGGGCCTAATTTAAGGAGCCAAGAGAGAAAGCATAGCTGCTCCTCTATCGAGCTGGATCTAGATCGTTCGTGTGGACACAGGTTTTTAGGCCGCTCTCTCAAACAAAAGTTGCAAgatgctgtggggcagtgcttTCCCATAAAAAATTGCACCAGTCGGCACGCCTCAGGACTTCAgtccaaaagaaaaattcatatCAGCGAATTAATGCTAGATAAGTGTCCTTTTCCTCCACGCTCGGAGCTTGCTTTTCGCTGGCACTTGATTAAAAGGCACACAGCCCCTATAAACCAAAAAGCAGAAGACTGGACGATTGCTGACTTATCCcagaatgaggaaaaggaggaggaccTGCGAGACAACGAGATAGAGTCCGATCCCCCGTCGGCTCCCTCCCCGGCCTCTGACCTTAGCGATGGCGTTTCCTCCAGGCGGGACTCGAGGTCTGAGCTGGCGGCAGGGAAGGTGGTAAGGAGCAGTAAAGATGACAGCGACATGGACTCCGACGATGAAGTTATAACGCTGTGCACGAGctctagaaaaagaaacaagcccAAATGGGAAACCGACGATGAGCTGCTGCGGATGGAAACGCCTCCCAAATACCATACGCAGATCGATTACGTGCACTGCCTGGTCCCAGACCTCCTTCAGATCAACAACAACCCCTGCTACTGGGGAGTCATGGATAAGTATGCAGCTGAAGCCCTGCTAGAAGGAAAGCCAGAGGGAACGTTTTTGTTACGAGATTCTGCCCAGGAAGACTATTTGTTCTCTGTGAGCTTCAGGCGCTACAGCCGTTCTCTCCACGCGCGGATAGAGCAGTGGAATCATAACTTCAGCTTTGATGCCCACGATCCTTGTGTCTTCCACTCTCCTGACATCACGGGACTCCTAGAGCACTATAAAGATCCAAGCTCCTGTATGTTCTTCGAACCGCTTTTGTCCACTCCGTTGAACAGgacttttcccttttcccttcagcATATATGTAGAACAGTTATTTGCAACTGTACGACTTACGATGGTATCGATGCACTTCCTATTCCTCCGTCAGTGAAGCTGTATCTGAAGGAATATCATTACAAATCGAAAGTTAGAGTACTCAGGATCGATGTGCCGGAGCAGCAAagctag
- the SOCS4 gene encoding suppressor of cytokine signaling 4 isoform X3: MAENKDNNIKNADVRPKSSRSRSADRKDGYVWSGKKLSWSKKTEHCSDAETANAAGRSGPNLRSQERKHSCSSIELDLDRSCGHRFLGRSLKQKLQDAVGQCFPIKNCTSRHASGLQSKRKIHISELMLDKCPFPPRSELAFRWHLIKRHTAPINQKAEDWTIADLSQNEEKEEDLRDNEIESDPPSAPSPASDLSDGVSSRRDSRSELAAGKVVRSSKDDSDMDSDDEVITLCTSSRKRNKPKWETDDELLRMETPPKYHTQIDYVHCLVPDLLQINNNPCYWGVMDKYAAEALLEGKPEGTFLLRDSAQEDYLFSVSFRRYSRSLHARIEQWNHNFSFDAHDPCVFHSPDITGLLEHYKDPSSCMFFEPLLSTPLNRTFPFSLQHICRTVICNCTTYDGIDALPIPPSVKLYLKEYHYKSKVRVLRIDVPEQQS, from the coding sequence atggcagaaaataaggacaataatattaaaaatgcagatgtgaGACCTAAGAGCAGCCGGAGCAGGAGCGCGGACAGAAAGGATGGTTACGTCTGGAGCGGAAAGAAACTCTCCTGGTCTAAAAAGACTGAGCACTGTTCTGATGCCGAGACAGCAAACGCTGCGGGAAGGTCAGGGCCTAATTTAAGGAGCCAAGAGAGAAAGCATAGCTGCTCCTCTATCGAGCTGGATCTAGATCGTTCGTGTGGACACAGGTTTTTAGGCCGCTCTCTCAAACAAAAGTTGCAAgatgctgtggggcagtgcttTCCCATAAAAAATTGCACCAGTCGGCACGCCTCAGGACTTCAgtccaaaagaaaaattcatatCAGCGAATTAATGCTAGATAAGTGTCCTTTTCCTCCACGCTCGGAGCTTGCTTTTCGCTGGCACTTGATTAAAAGGCACACAGCCCCTATAAACCAAAAAGCAGAAGACTGGACGATTGCTGACTTATCCcagaatgaggaaaaggaggaggaccTGCGAGACAACGAGATAGAGTCCGATCCCCCGTCGGCTCCCTCCCCGGCCTCTGACCTTAGCGATGGCGTTTCCTCCAGGCGGGACTCGAGGTCTGAGCTGGCGGCAGGGAAGGTGGTAAGGAGCAGTAAAGATGACAGCGACATGGACTCCGACGATGAAGTTATAACGCTGTGCACGAGctctagaaaaagaaacaagcccAAATGGGAAACCGACGATGAGCTGCTGCGGATGGAAACGCCTCCCAAATACCATACGCAGATCGATTACGTGCACTGCCTGGTCCCAGACCTCCTTCAGATCAACAACAACCCCTGCTACTGGGGAGTCATGGATAAGTATGCAGCTGAAGCCCTGCTAGAAGGAAAGCCAGAGGGAACGTTTTTGTTACGAGATTCTGCCCAGGAAGACTATTTGTTCTCTGTGAGCTTCAGGCGCTACAGCCGTTCTCTCCACGCGCGGATAGAGCAGTGGAATCATAACTTCAGCTTTGATGCCCACGATCCTTGTGTCTTCCACTCTCCTGACATCACGGGACTCCTAGAGCACTATAAAGATCCAAGCTCCTGTATGTTCTTCGAACCGCTTTTGTCCACTCCGTTGAACAGgacttttcccttttcccttcagcATATATGTAGAACAGTTATTTGCAACTGTACGACTTACGATGGTATCGATGCACTTCCTATTCCTCCGTCAGTGAAGCTGTATCTGAAGGAATATCATTACAAATCGAAAGTTAGAGTACTCAGGATCGATGTGCCGGAGCAGCAAagctag